From Argopecten irradians isolate NY chromosome 2, Ai_NY, whole genome shotgun sequence, the proteins below share one genomic window:
- the LOC138316971 gene encoding histidine N-alpha-methyltransferase-like isoform X2: MTEELRLKLVTGLKSSRKYIPCWYNYDEVGSQIHQEMVDCYHNYYLTRSQISFLQHSVQDIIPDVPNNFTLVDLGSGDCSKTRFVIDELIKRQNKLTFYPLDISEEFLLKVVTKLTEEYGDSLSIHPVASDYVQGIEQLKQIKGAKLILWIGSMINLPYEDQISTLRLISTMMTDQCRLVFTADITHSREDILKAYNTDLSIYRTFLYNGLARLNREEGSMIDLDKLSCHLDYIRNKDPEYTSYVRVYLEAKEDVVYPIPGLGIDLMMKKGEHLYLHEGAGLSCKYTLEQLKTIVQKAGLRLAGTLIDKRKHVAFCSCVTK, from the exons ATGACAGAGGAGCTAAGGTTAAAATTGGTGACTGGACTGAAGTCAAGTCGAAAATATATTCCCTGTTGGTATAACTATGACGAGGTCGGATCACAAATTCATCAGGAAATGGTTGACTGCTATCACAATTATTATCTAACACGAAGTCAAATATCGTTTCTACAACACAGCGTACAG GATATCATCCCGGATGTTCCCAACAATTTCACCTTGGTTGACCTCGGAAGTGGAGATTGCTCTAAGACGCGGTTTGTTATCGACGAACTGATCAAACGACAAAACAAACTAACATTTTATCCATTGGACATTTCAGAAG AGTTTCTGTTGAAAGTAGTTACAAAATTAACAGAAGAGTATGGTGACTCCCTATCAATTCACCCTGTGGCGTCTGATTATGTGCAAGGAATAGAACAATTGAA ACAGATAAAGGGTGCGAAGCTGATCCTTTGGATAGGAAGTATGATCAACCTGCCTTATGAGGACCAAATCAGCACTCTCAGGTTGATCTCTACCATGATGACAG ATCAATGCCGACTGGTATTTACAGCTGATATCACCCATAGTAGAGAGGATATCCTAAAGGCATACAATACGGATTTAA gtatatatcgaACATTTCTTTACAATGGACTTGCAAGACTGAACAGGGAGGAAGGCAGTATGATCGACCTAGACAAGTTATCATGTCATTTGGATTACATACGGAACAAAGATCCTGAATACACGAGTTACGTCAGGGTTTACCTCGAGGCTAAGGAAGATGTTGTGTACCCTATAC CTGGTTTGGGTATCGACTTGATGATGAAAAAAGGAGAACATCTTTATCTTCACGAAGGTGCTGGACTCAGCTGTAAATATACACTGGAACAACTAAAAACCATTGTACAGAAAGCTGGACTCCGATTGGCTGGCACTTTGATAGACAAAAGAAAACATGTTGCTTTCTGTTCATGTGTAACTAAATAA
- the LOC138316971 gene encoding histidine N-alpha-methyltransferase-like isoform X3, with protein MSWQRRISSSLYDIIPDVPNNFTLVDLGSGDCSKTRFVIDELIKRQNKLTFYPLDISEEFLLKVVTKLTEEYGDSLSIHPVASDYVQGIEQLKQIKGAKLILWIGSMINLPYEDQISTLRLISTMMTDQCRLVFTADITHSREDILKAYNTDLSIYRTFLYNGLARLNREEGSMIDLDKLSCHLDYIRNKDPEYTSYVRVYLEAKEDVVYPIPGLGIDLMMKKGEHLYLHEGAGLSCKYTLEQLKTIVQKAGLRLAGTLIDKRKHVAFCSCVTK; from the exons ATGTCGTGGCAAAGGAGGATATCCAGTTCACTATAC GATATCATCCCGGATGTTCCCAACAATTTCACCTTGGTTGACCTCGGAAGTGGAGATTGCTCTAAGACGCGGTTTGTTATCGACGAACTGATCAAACGACAAAACAAACTAACATTTTATCCATTGGACATTTCAGAAG AGTTTCTGTTGAAAGTAGTTACAAAATTAACAGAAGAGTATGGTGACTCCCTATCAATTCACCCTGTGGCGTCTGATTATGTGCAAGGAATAGAACAATTGAA ACAGATAAAGGGTGCGAAGCTGATCCTTTGGATAGGAAGTATGATCAACCTGCCTTATGAGGACCAAATCAGCACTCTCAGGTTGATCTCTACCATGATGACAG ATCAATGCCGACTGGTATTTACAGCTGATATCACCCATAGTAGAGAGGATATCCTAAAGGCATACAATACGGATTTAA gtatatatcgaACATTTCTTTACAATGGACTTGCAAGACTGAACAGGGAGGAAGGCAGTATGATCGACCTAGACAAGTTATCATGTCATTTGGATTACATACGGAACAAAGATCCTGAATACACGAGTTACGTCAGGGTTTACCTCGAGGCTAAGGAAGATGTTGTGTACCCTATAC CTGGTTTGGGTATCGACTTGATGATGAAAAAAGGAGAACATCTTTATCTTCACGAAGGTGCTGGACTCAGCTGTAAATATACACTGGAACAACTAAAAACCATTGTACAGAAAGCTGGACTCCGATTGGCTGGCACTTTGATAGACAAAAGAAAACATGTTGCTTTCTGTTCATGTGTAACTAAATAA
- the LOC138316971 gene encoding histidine N-alpha-methyltransferase-like isoform X1: protein MEDEVKQMLVAGLNSSPKYIPCWYNYDDQGSTLQQESGVLNQDYYLTRSQISFLQHRVQDIIPDVPNGLTLVDLGSGDCSKTRFVIDELIKRQSTLTFYPLDISGDFLLKAAAKLREEYGDSLAVFPVASDYVQGINQLKQVKGAKLILWIGSMINLPYEDQISTLRLISTMMTDQCRLVFTADITESRDVFLKAYNDDAGVKRTFYQYGVTRLNREEGSMINLDKFSYHLDFVRNTNPQYMSYVTSYVVAKEDIQFTIPGLGIDLVMAKGEQLFFHEGEGLSCKYTLEQLQTIVEKAGLRMIGSFKDTDKHVAFCQCATK from the exons ATGGAAGACGAGGTAAAGCAGATGTTAGTGGCAGGACTGAACTCAAGTCCAAAGTATATTCCATGTTGGTACAACTACGACGATCAAGGATCAACACTTCAACAGGAGAGCGGAGTGCTAAATCAGGATTATTATTTAACAAGAAGTCAAATATCGTTTCTACAACACAGAGTTCAG GATATCATCCCGGATGTTCCGAATGGTTTGACCTTGGTTGACCTCGGTAGCGGTGACTGCTCTAAGACGCGGTTTGTTATCGACGAACTGATCAAACGACAAAGCACACTGACATTTTATCCCTTGGACATTTCAGGAG ATTTCCTGTTAAAAGCAGCAGCAAAGTTGAGAGAGGAATATGGCGACTCACTAGCAGTTTTTCCTGTAGCTTCTGATTACGTCCAAGGAATTAATCAATTGAA ACAGGTAAAGGGTGCGAAGCTGATCCTTTGGATAGGTAGTATGATCAACCTGCCTTATGAGGACCAAATCAGCACTCTGAGACTGATATCTACTATGATGACAG ACCAGTGTCGACTGGTGTTTACTGCTGACATCACCGAGAGTAGAGATGTCTTCCTTAAGGCCTACAATGACGATGCAG GTGTTAAGagaacattttatcaatatggAGTTACAAGGCTGAACAGAGAGGAAGGCAGTATGATTAATCTAGACAAGTTCTCGTATCACTTGGATTTTGTACGGAACACAAATCCTCAATACATGAGTTATGTGACATCATATGTCGTGGCAAAGGAGGATATCCAGTTCACTATAC CTGGTTTGGGGATTGATTTGGTGATGGCGAAGGGAGAGCAACTTTTCTTTCACGAAGGTGAGGGGCTCAGCTGTAAATATACACTGGAACAGCTACAGACCATTGTCGAGAAAGCTGGACTCCGCATGATTGGATCTTTCAAGGACACAGATAAGCATGTTGCTTTCTGTCAGTGTGCAACAAAATAA